In Granulicatella elegans, one genomic interval encodes:
- a CDS encoding PTS sugar transporter subunit IIA: protein MQILIVTHGELAAGFKDAAEVIFGDVKGVITIGLHSGESVETFGEKIYETLVSFDENESIIIFADLLSASPYNQSVLSVNRLDGSRAKNVRLIAGASLPMVLEGINQQLLGSDLEVAVRELKNYTISDDYVWEKSVAEETDEDDDF from the coding sequence ATGCAAATTTTAATTGTAACACATGGTGAATTAGCTGCAGGATTTAAAGATGCAGCTGAAGTGATTTTTGGAGATGTAAAAGGAGTTATAACAATAGGATTGCACTCCGGTGAATCTGTAGAAACTTTTGGAGAAAAAATATATGAAACATTAGTAAGTTTTGATGAAAATGAATCAATAATAATTTTTGCAGATTTATTAAGCGCTTCTCCATATAACCAATCGGTACTTTCAGTGAATAGACTAGATGGAAGTCGTGCTAAGAATGTTCGATTAATTGCTGGAGCAAGTTTACCAATGGTACTTGAAGGAATTAATCAACAATTACTTGGTAGTGACTTAGAAGTTGCAGTAAGAGAATTAAAAAACTATACAATCTCCGATGATTATGTATGGGAAAAATCAGTCGCTGAAGAAACTGACGAAGACGATGACTTTTAG
- a CDS encoding PTS system mannose/fructose/N-acetylgalactosamine-transporter subunit IIB, with product MGKVNLARVDERLIHGQVMITLSQRNGVNSIFVVDDVVAKDPFMKDLYKSAGNRTGQKTIVISEEKAKFYWDEYKFKDYSCILIAKTVGTIANLVKHGVPVEELNIGGIANKNDEDLLVTKSVYLNKADAETLKDLRNNYGVKDIYFQATPSASKTSLDDVLKKFEL from the coding sequence ATGGGAAAAGTTAATTTAGCACGTGTGGATGAACGTTTAATCCATGGACAAGTAATGATTACACTTTCACAAAGAAATGGAGTAAATTCAATTTTCGTTGTTGATGATGTAGTCGCAAAGGATCCATTTATGAAGGATTTATATAAGAGTGCGGGGAACCGTACTGGTCAAAAGACAATTGTAATTTCTGAAGAAAAAGCAAAATTTTATTGGGATGAATATAAATTTAAGGACTACAGTTGTATTTTAATTGCGAAGACTGTAGGAACAATTGCAAATCTTGTAAAACATGGGGTTCCTGTAGAGGAATTAAATATTGGCGGTATTGCTAATAAAAATGATGAAGATTTATTAGTAACAAAATCAGTATATCTAAATAAAGCAGATGCTGAAACGCTTAAAGATCTTCGTAACAATTATGGAGTTAAAGATATTTATTTCCAAGCTACTCCTTCAGCAAGTAAAACATCTTTAGATGATGTACTTAAAAAATTTGAGTTATAA
- a CDS encoding HAD family hydrolase: MPKQVAIFDMDGLFVDSECIYAEGWNRGFKEYGISIPEGFVESLTGQSSASNDKKIINLLKDPELAKKIRVVRENYYQEKLKNSEIKLRKFAKEFAEILKNKGFKLILASSSTKKRIDELLSKNNACDVFDAIICAEQVKKLKPEPDIYLAALDCFNTNSEEAIAFEDTIVGATAAVTAGIDVCLVSELLYRNQLKFEHVRCLGLFRNLEETYNFLEANQIC; the protein is encoded by the coding sequence ATGCCTAAACAAGTAGCGATTTTTGATATGGATGGTCTATTTGTGGATTCGGAATGTATTTATGCTGAGGGATGGAATCGAGGATTTAAGGAATACGGAATAAGTATTCCAGAAGGGTTTGTTGAGTCTTTAACGGGTCAAAGCTCAGCTTCTAATGATAAGAAAATTATTAATTTATTGAAAGATCCAGAGTTAGCAAAAAAAATTCGAGTAGTTCGTGAAAATTATTATCAGGAAAAATTAAAAAATAGCGAAATTAAGTTAAGAAAGTTTGCTAAAGAATTTGCTGAAATTTTGAAAAATAAAGGATTTAAGTTGATTTTAGCTTCGTCCTCTACTAAGAAAAGAATAGATGAATTACTTTCTAAAAATAATGCTTGTGATGTTTTTGATGCTATTATTTGTGCAGAGCAGGTAAAAAAACTTAAACCAGAACCAGATATCTATTTAGCAGCGTTAGATTGTTTTAACACTAATTCAGAAGAAGCCATTGCTTTTGAAGACACAATAGTTGGAGCAACTGCTGCGGTGACAGCAGGAATAGATGTTTGTTTAGTAAGTGAACTTTTATATCGGAATCAATTAAAATTCGAGCATGTACGATGTCTAGGATTATTCAGAAACTTAGAAGAAACATATAATTTTTTGGAGGCGAATCAAATATGTTAG
- a CDS encoding bifunctional 4-hydroxy-2-oxoglutarate aldolase/2-dehydro-3-deoxy-phosphogluconate aldolase, which translates to MLVEQLKENYFFAVIRGKDKDDAKNIARYAIKGGIYNIEITFSTPEADEVIKELIEEFKDNKKVIVGAGTVMNLNHATLAINAGAKFLVSPHFSEELAKYAVKNNVEYSPGCGTVTEVVNAIDSGAKIVKLFPGGTIGKEFIKAIHGPIPDVDLMPSGGVSASNVKEWRDAGACAVGIGSALSAKVAIEGYESVERVANEFIKALD; encoded by the coding sequence ATGTTAGTTGAACAATTAAAAGAAAACTATTTTTTTGCGGTTATAAGAGGAAAAGATAAAGATGACGCTAAAAATATCGCACGTTATGCAATTAAAGGCGGTATTTATAATATTGAAATTACTTTTTCAACACCAGAGGCAGATGAAGTTATCAAGGAATTGATTGAAGAATTTAAAGATAACAAAAAAGTAATCGTTGGTGCAGGAACAGTAATGAATTTAAATCATGCCACTTTAGCAATAAATGCAGGTGCAAAATTTTTAGTGAGTCCACATTTTTCAGAGGAATTGGCAAAATATGCTGTCAAAAATAACGTTGAATATTCTCCTGGGTGTGGAACAGTTACAGAAGTTGTTAATGCTATCGATTCTGGTGCTAAAATTGTTAAATTATTCCCTGGAGGAACTATTGGAAAAGAGTTTATAAAAGCTATCCATGGCCCAATTCCTGACGTCGATTTAATGCCTTCTGGTGGTGTTTCTGCATCAAATGTAAAAGAGTGGAGAGATGCAGGAGCTTGTGCAGTTGGTATAGGTAGTGCACTTTCTGCTAAAGTTGCAATTGAAGGTTATGAAAGTGTTGAACGTGTTGCAAATGAATTCATAAAAGCTCTTGATTAA
- a CDS encoding DUF898 domain-containing protein, with protein MQKSYFDGGILTYILSYIISFFIITLTFGLGTPWAICIMYKWEIEHTVIEGRRLGFDGTALELFGNWIKWFFLCIITFGIYGFWIHIKVLEWKAKHTYFLD; from the coding sequence ATGCAAAAAAGTTATTTTGATGGAGGGATACTAACTTATATTCTAAGTTATATCATTTCATTTTTTATTATCACACTGACCTTTGGATTAGGAACTCCTTGGGCGATCTGCATCATGTATAAATGGGAAATTGAACACACGGTGATTGAAGGACGCCGACTTGGATTTGATGGTACTGCTCTCGAATTATTTGGGAATTGGATCAAATGGTTTTTCTTATGTATCATTACATTCGGAATTTACGGATTTTGGATTCATATTAAAGTACTAGAATGGAAAGCTAAACATACATATTTCTTAGATTAA
- a CDS encoding 2-keto-3-deoxygluconate permease: MNFSGKVAIVTGGANGIGKEVVRGIVEGRLPGIFLGVITTLMGGVAAIVAVKLSGGNGVAGAAISSTAASAIATPAALSAVDASFKAIEATATTKITASVIVTAILTPILTAYIAKRVQQKEKNAA, translated from the coding sequence ATGAATTTTTCAGGAAAAGTTGCTATCGTGACAGGTGGAGCAAACGGAATTGGAAAAGAAGTAGTAAGAGGAATTGTTGAAGGTAGACTTCCTGGTATTTTCCTAGGAGTAATTACAACTTTAATGGGTGGGGTTGCAGCGATTGTTGCAGTTAAGTTGTCTGGAGGAAATGGAGTTGCAGGTGCTGCGATTTCTAGTACGGCTGCAAGTGCTATTGCGACACCAGCGGCACTTTCAGCGGTGGATGCTTCTTTTAAAGCAATTGAAGCAACTGCTACGACTAAAATTACAGCTTCCGTTATTGTGACAGCTATATTAACACCAATCTTAACAGCGTATATCGCTAAACGAGTTCAGCAAAAAGAAAAGAATGCAGCATAA
- the cdaA gene encoding diadenylate cyclase CdaA, whose product MQFNWSSLGAWSSVRNIVDIVIVWYLLYNLLLIMKGTRAVHLMKGLAVIAGVKFISYMFGLITLDWIMNLVIQWGVVGAIVVFQPEIRRGLEHIGRSNFFSRKYSGTNQAQRMIEELNISVQYMAKRRIGALICIEQSNSLEEYINTGIPLQSRISNQLMTQIFIPNTPLHDGAVIIRGHKVEAAACYLPLSESKFIPKELGTRHRAAIGLSEVTDALIIVISEETGKVSVALREKLLRELTPDEFVEVLSEHLITKEISQKDSTMLTMMIDFFRGGRMND is encoded by the coding sequence ATGCAATTTAATTGGAGTAGTTTAGGTGCATGGAGTAGCGTTCGGAATATTGTCGATATTGTGATTGTTTGGTACCTATTATATAATCTATTACTCATCATGAAAGGCACAAGGGCTGTACATTTGATGAAGGGATTGGCAGTCATTGCAGGAGTCAAATTCATCAGTTATATGTTTGGGTTAATTACTTTGGATTGGATTATGAATTTAGTTATTCAATGGGGAGTAGTTGGAGCTATTGTCGTCTTTCAACCAGAAATTCGCAGAGGGTTGGAACATATTGGACGTTCGAACTTTTTCTCAAGGAAATATTCGGGCACGAATCAGGCTCAAAGGATGATTGAAGAGTTAAATATTTCTGTACAGTATATGGCGAAAAGAAGAATTGGTGCGTTAATTTGTATCGAACAATCGAATTCTTTAGAAGAATATATTAATACAGGGATTCCTTTACAATCACGAATTTCAAATCAATTAATGACGCAAATTTTTATTCCGAATACACCTCTGCATGATGGTGCGGTTATTATTCGTGGTCATAAAGTGGAAGCGGCAGCGTGTTATTTACCATTATCTGAAAGTAAATTTATTCCGAAAGAATTAGGAACAAGACACCGTGCAGCTATCGGATTAAGTGAAGTAACGGATGCGTTGATTATTGTTATTTCAGAAGAAACAGGGAAAGTTAGTGTGGCATTGCGTGAAAAATTATTACGTGAGCTAACTCCGGATGAATTTGTAGAAGTGTTAAGTGAACATTTAATTACCAAAGAAATTTCTCAAAAAGATTCGACAATGTTAACGATGATGATCGATTTCTTTAGAGGAGGTCGTATGAATGATTA